From the Endozoicomonas sp. Mp262 genome, the window CGTTGAGTCAGTAAAATATGCTGGGTATGTGCGGCTTTATCATTGTGGGTGCTGCGTTGAGGAGAGTAACGCTGTCACATCAGCTGCCAGAGAGTGTTGATTTTACAATCTTGCTGATAAGGGACATATCTGCTCGACCCTGGGCCTGAGGCTTGACTATGGCCATAACCTTTCCCATATCACGCATGCTTTGCGCACCGCTGTCTGAAATGGCGTTTTTAACCATTTCGGTCAGAGCCTGCTCGGAGAGCTGTTCGGGCAGGAATTCCGCCAGAATCTCAAGTTCCAGCTTTTCCTGATCTGCGAGATCAGTGCGCCCTGCGGATTCGAACTGTGCCATGGCATCGCGTCGTTGCTTTGCCATTTTATCCAGTACGGCCAGGGCGCGCTTGTCGTCGAGTGCTTTCTCGTCAACTTCAACGCGTTTTAGTTCTGCCAGTGCCAGCCTCACAGTACCTAGTCGAGCCTTGTCGCGATTACGCATGGATTCCTTCATGGCATCCGTCAGTTGGTCTTTGACCTTGCACTCGCTCATGCTCATTTCCTTATTTGGACTGTGATTACACGAATAAGGCTGAATGAAACAGTCAGCCTGGCATTATCTGTACAGTACTACGCGCTGCTGCTGATTAATACAGGCGTTCGCGACGACGCTGTTCGCGCTGCAGTTTTTTAAGATGGCGCTTGACGGCAGCGGCAGCTTTACGCTTGCGAACAGAAGTAGGCTTTTCGTAGTGCTCACGGCGACGCACTTCGGCCAGTACTCCAGCTTTCTCGCAGGAGCGCTTAAAGCGACGCAGCGCTATGTCAAACGGTTCATTCTCTTTAACTTTAACAGCAGGCATGCAGAGCTCACCTTCCTATAATAAATATGGTTAATTCAGTTGATATCGAACTTCGCAAGCCGAACTTGTCAAAAGCCTTGCTGTCTTTAAGCTGGCATGTAGGCTTTTTAACGACCTGCAAAAGACAAGATTAGCCGCGTATTTTCAAGGGCGCGAATTTTAAAGCTTATTGGCAGTAAATGCAAAATATCAACCCTTTCTGTATGATTATTTGCTTTTTATTCTAGCTCCCTCCTCGCCTGCCTGGTTTTTTCGGTGCACACGATAATCAGGCAGGGCTTCAGGTCGCTTACAATAGGTCGTTTGATATGATTGTTCTCGGGATAGAAACATCCTGTGATGAAACTGGAATTGCTCTTTATGACAGCAACCACGGGCTATTGTCCGATGCGCTTTACAGTCAGATAAAGATGCATACGGATTATGGTGGTGTTGTCCCCGAGCTAGCATCACGAGATCATATCCGTCGGGTTATTCCCTTGATAAACCAGGCGCTGGAAAAAGCGGGTATTACCAAAAAAGAGATCGGTGCCGTGGCCTTCACCAAGGGGCCGGGCCTGATTGGTGCATTGATGGTAGGAGCCTGTACTGGCCGTGCCATGGCCTGGGCCTGGGGGGTGCCAGCGATTGGTGTTCATCATATGGAAGGTCATTTGCTGGCACCGATGCTGGAGGATCAGCCGCCTTCC encodes:
- a CDS encoding GatB/YqeY domain-containing protein → MSECKVKDQLTDAMKESMRNRDKARLGTVRLALAELKRVEVDEKALDDKRALAVLDKMAKQRRDAMAQFESAGRTDLADQEKLELEILAEFLPEQLSEQALTEMVKNAISDSGAQSMRDMGKVMAIVKPQAQGRADMSLISKIVKSTLSGS
- the rpsU gene encoding 30S ribosomal protein S21; protein product: MPAVKVKENEPFDIALRRFKRSCEKAGVLAEVRRREHYEKPTSVRKRKAAAAVKRHLKKLQREQRRRERLY